The window ACGCAGACGACTGATCAGGAGTTGCAGCATTTGAGAAATAGTCTACCCGATTCTGTGAAGATTCAAAGGGTTGAAGAGAGACTTTCAGCGTTGGGTAATGTTATATGTTGTAACGATTATGTTGCGTTGGTGCACCCAGATATTGATAATGAGACAGAGGAGTTGATTGCGGATGTTCTTGGCGTTGAGGTGTTTCGTCAAACCATATCTGGTAATGTGTTAGTGGGATCGTACTGCGCGTTGAGCAACCAGGGTGGTTTAGTTCACCCGCAAACTACTATACAAGACCAAGAAGAATTGTCTTCTTTGTTGCAGGTGCCGTTAGTTGCAGGTACTATAAACCGTGGTTCGAGCGTTGTGGGTGCTGGTATGGTTGTGAACGACTATTTGGCTGTGACTGGGTTGGATACTACTGCTCCCGAGTTGAGTGTTGTGGAGTCTATCTTTCGTTTGCAAGATGCTCGGCCGGATGCTATTTCTGGGGACTTGCGTGATACCTTGATTGAGACGTATTCCTAAAATAATCACATATATAGCCATGGGTTTTAACAGATACTTTTAATGGAATAGCAG is drawn from Eremothecium cymbalariae DBVPG#7215 chromosome 8, complete sequence and contains these coding sequences:
- the TIF6 gene encoding translation initiation factor 6 (similar to Ashbya gossypii ADL030C) — encoded protein: MATRTQFENSNDVGVFSKLTNSYCLVTVGGSENFYSAFEAELGDAIPIVHTTIAGIRIVGRMTAGNRRGLLVPTQTTDQELQHLRNSLPDSVKIQRVEERLSALGNVICCNDYVALVHPDIDNETEELIADVLGVEVFRQTISGNVLVGSYCALSNQGGLVHPQTTIQDQEELSSLLQVPLVAGTINRGSSVVGAGMVVNDYLAVTGLDTTAPELSVVESIFRLQDARPDAISGDLRDTLIETYS